The region ATGGTGTAGCCTTCATCATAGAGCAGATGCCGGATCCCCATCAGAAGATCCACATCGTCAGACCGGTAGTAGCGTCGTCCTCCACCACGCTTCATCGGTTTGATTTGTGAGAATCGGGTTTCCCAAAACCTCAGCACATGCTGCGGGAGATCCATCTCCTCGGCAACTTCGCTGATTGTCCGGAACGCATCTCTGCTCTTTTCCAACACCGCACCCAATATACGCAGATGATCTGTCGTCAGGTTTATTTCCCGGCGTTACCGCCTTTGGAAAGTCCGTCATTCACACGGTTCTTCAGAACATTGCTCGGTTTGAAGACCATGACACGCCGTGGCGAAATCGGAACTTCCTCACCGGTTTTGGGATTACGTCCAATCCGTTCTCCTTTGGAACGGACGACAAAAGAACCAAATGACGACAACTTGACGGTTTCACCGGTCACAAGACAGTCTGAAATCTCCTTGAGAACAAGCTCAACAAGATCCGACGACTCTGTCCGGGACAAACCAACCTTCTGATAGACGGCCTCGCACAGGTCAGCGCGCGTAATCGTTTTCCCCCCCATCAGACACCCTCAGCTTTTTGTTTTTTCATAGCAGGTCAAATATATAGTCGGAAACCAACTCACAAAGCGTATTGCCTTAACGTCCCCCGGTCAACAGGCAGGAACCGTAGAAACGAAAGTTTAAGCGTTCCTTGAGGTGGTATTATATTACAAAAATCACGATTTGGGGCACCGAACGCATAAGTTGTCACCCAGCCAAAATTACCAGCGCAGGAGGACAGAACCCCAGGTGAATCCTCCACCCATCGCTTCCAGCATCACCAGGTCACCGGTCTTGATTCGACCGTCCCGACGGGCCTCAGTCAAAGCAAGCGGCACAGATGCAGCGGATGTATTGCCATGTTTCTGAACAGTGCAAACAACCTTCTGCGGATCGATGCCCAGCTTCTTGGCACTGCTGTCGATAATCCGTTTGTTTGCCTGATGCGGAACAAACCAGGTCAGATCATCCGCGGTCAGGCCCGTCTCTGAAAAGGCATCATCGACCACATCGGAAATCATGCCGACAGCATGTTTGAAAACCTCACGGCCCTCCATGCGGAGATGACCAACGGTCTGGGTAGAAGATGGCCCGCCATCCACATAAAGCTTCTTCTGATGGCAACCGTCAGAGCGCAGCTTGCAGGTAAGAATACCCCGGTCATCAACGGTGCCCTCGCCTTCCTGCGCCTCCAGAACCACAGCTCCAGCGCCGTCACCGAACAGGACGCAGGTGGTTCTGTCTTCCCAATCAAGAATTCGTGAGAATGTCTCCGCACCGATCACCAGAACACGTTTGGCAAGCCCGGCCTTGATATAGGCGTCCGCCGTGGTCATCGCATAAACGAATCCGGAACAGACTGCATGCACATCAAACGCGGCACCATGGCTCATGCCCAGGCGATGCTGGATGCTGACAGATGTTGCCGGAAATGTATTGTCGGGGGTCGCGGTTGCCAGGATAATCAGATCCAGGGACGAGGCATCAATCCCGGCATCGTCCAACGCAGCCTTTGCCGCATTGTATCCGAGATCAGAAGTGGTCTGGCCTTCAGCAGCAATATGGCGCTGAGAAATGCCTGTCCGCTGAACAATCCATTCATCAGACGTATCAACCATTTGCGCCAGATCGCTATTGGTCAGCGCCTTCTCGGGAAGGTACGAACCGCATCCCAGAACCACAGATCGGACGACTCTCACTCTTCTGCTCCATTCCCGGCTTGTGTCGCTTGAAAACGAGCCTTGTGATAGCGATCAAGATCATTGCCAATCTTGGTCATCAGCCCGTTGCGTGCCATGTCATATGCCAGTTCGACAGCGCTTGCGAAACCTTCCGCATCCGTTCCGCCGTGGCTTTTGATCACAATTCCATTCAACCCTAGGAAAACGCCACCATTGGCCTTCCGCGGATCCATTTTCTCGCGCAGTTTGTCAAACGCTGTCTTTGCAAGAAGATAACCCAGACGCGCTCGCCATGTTCTGCCCATGGCATCCCTCAGGTAAGAGGCAATCTGCTTGGCGGTACCTTCTGCTGTCTTGAGAGCAATATTGCCACTGAACGCTTCAGTCACCACCACATCGACAAGCCCCTTGCCGAGGCTGTCGCCTTCAACAAAGCCTTTGTAATTCATGGTCTCCAGATTGGCTTCCCGCAGCAGGCGGCCGGCAGTCTTTACATCATCCTGCCCCTTGACCTCTTCCACGCCGATATTCAGCAGTGCAACACTCGGGCGCTTCAGATCAAACAGCGCGCGCGCCATGGCACTTCCCATAATGGCGAAATCAAAGAGCTGCTGAGCATCGGCTCCAATCGTCGCGCCCACATCGAGAACGATGCTTTCTCCGCGGAGCGTGGGCCAGATAGCAGCAATAGCCGGGCGATCAATATTGGCCATGGTCCGAAGGCAGAATGTCGACATCGCCATAAGCGCGCCGGTATTGCCAGCAGACACACAAACATCAGCATCCAGGTTTTTGACCGCCTCGATGGCCTGCCACATGCTTGAGCGCTTGCGGCCTTTCCTCAGAGCCTGACTCGGCTTTTCATCCATCCGGACAGAGTAATCACAATGATGGAATGTCGATTTTTCCTGCAGGCGGGGATAGTTCGCCAGAAGCGGCCTGACGACGGCTTCATCACCATAGAGCTGATAGCGAATATCCGGTCTGCGCAGCAGTGCAAGCTCAGCCCCCGGCAGAATAACCGCAGCCCCCTCATCACCGCCCATCACATCAAGCGAAATAGTTATTGTTTTCGACATTCAAACGCCAAACCGGGATGGTTCTTCATGACAATGGCCGGGGTTTCCGGTGCCCCCAGTCAAGACCAGCGAAAATACCCGTTTCCGAAGCTGAGACAACCTCTTTTCTTACCTCAGCGTGGGATCTGTCTCCCAAATCGTCCGGAAATCAGGATTTCAATTGCCCCTGAAGGCCCTTCAGGGCTGCGAACGGTGATTCCCTGCCGTCGTCCTCATCTTCATCTTCCGTATCGGGCAGATGAGCTCCTTCAAGGCGTGGATAGGGATTGAGAGCCAGTGCGAAATGCTCAAAAGCCGGAGTCGCCACATCCAACCTGTTGCCAGTCAGAATTTCTGGTGGATCCTCGGCTTCCGGATCGATCATGATTTCCTTGCCGCTGGCCTCGACCTGCCGCCCTCTGGATGCTCCCTCAGGCAAAAAGCAGATATCCATCTCTTCACGAATCGTGCCGGGAACAGGTTCAAGCGTTACAACACAGGACTGAATGACCTCAGCCTTCAGATCTCCCTTGAGCCGCAGGCCCTGCTTGCGCCAGGCTTCCACCTCAATCTCAAATGAGAAAGCCGTTACGTCCGGCAAACTGTAAAGTTTGGCAATCTCGGCACATTCTTCAGCTGATGCCGTGAACCGAACGGTTTCCGGGCGTTTCAAAGCATCTGAAATCAACACCCAGTGTTTGAGGTTGTCCGGCAGTTGATCAATCATCCTGCGACTTTCTTTCTATTGCCCGGCTGTCCTGAGCCGAGGCGGCACTTACGGCAGATATTGTTCCGGATCAGCAAACGACAACTGGCCTGAGAGAATTTCCTCTACTGGACAATCGCTAAGCCGGGAAATGTTTTTGCGGATATAATCGGCCAGAGCCTGCGCTTCCAGCTCTTTTTTGTCATCAGGGAAAAGGTTCCGGCTGACAGCTGCAGCCAGCGCACCCGGCTCAGCATCAGGTGAGACAGCCTCTCCATACGCCTGACAGCGCCCATAAAAAGCCTGAACCATCTTTTTCACCTTCTTGGGCACCGAAATATCACCAACACCCATCTCTCTCAGCGACCGGTCCATATCCTTAAACATAAGGTCAAAAACCTTCTGACCAAAGGTCCGCTTTGCCTCATCCTCAACAGACAGACGGTGAAACAGGAGAAACGCGTGCAGCACAATCATATCAAAACGCCCGGTCACGGTATCGTTTATACCGAAATGCGTATAAAATGATGGCTGACGGGCCTGTGCCACGATCACGCCATAAATCTGATGGACCTCATCGGACGGTTGGTTTCGACGGAAAAGGCCGAAAATCATCCTGCTCAACTCCCTGTTCTGCAACAACGGGGTTGCATGGTTTCGTATTGTGCCGTAACGCAGTCTTTCGGTCTTGCCAAGCGGCATATGGGTTTTGGAGGCAATAATCGTGTCGAACGCGGATGACAGACAAATAAAAACCTCATCTGGACGGAAAGCTTACCGCCTGCTGGCCGGAGCCGCCGCCCTAGCTGTTCTCTCCATGGTCAGCGCTTGCGGTACCGCAAGCACAGAACATGTGCATGGTTTTGTTGTGACCGACGATCTTCTGCAGCAAGTGCCTGAAGGTGCCAGTCAGGATCACGTCAATCTCGTGCTTGGAACTCCGTCAGTGACGGCAGAGTTCGGTAACGAGGTCTATTATTATATTTCCCAGACCAAAAGACAGGAAATGCGGTTCCTGAAGGCCGAGCTGGTCGATCAGAAGGTTCTCGCCGTCTATTTTGATGAAGAAGGCTCAGTCGATCGTCTCGCCAATTATGGTCTGCAGGACGGTAAGGTTTTTGATTTCATCACCAAGACCACGCCTACAGGCGGTAAGGACGTCTCCTTCGTTCAGCAGCTTATCGAGGGTGCAGGGCGTGGCCTTGTCGGCGGCATCTGATCAGAACCTTGAATTGCACTCATTTAAAAGCCCGATCACATGGTCGGGCTTTTCTTATGCAGTGGCGTGATCGGGCGCACGAAGCTTCTGCCACAGAAGCGCTGCCAGGCAGAGCACAACAATCGGAAAGACAACCATATTCACGCCATCCCATCCGGCGGTATTGAGCATTCTCCCGGACAGGAACGACCCGACACCCACCGTACCGAAGACCAGAAATTCATTCAGACCCTGAACCTTGTTGCGCTCTTCCGGCCTGTAAACATCCGTCAGCATGGATGTGGCACCGATAAAGCTGAAATTCCAGCCAACACCCAGGAAAACAAGCGATATCCAGAAATGGGCGAGCCCAAGACCTGACAGGCCGATTGCAGCACTGATGGCAAGCAGCACAAACCCCACCCCGATGATTACCGTCTTGCCAAACCGGGCAATCAGATGTCCGGTAAAGAAGCTCGGACCGAACATGGCAATCACATGCCACTGGATGCCAAGCGCTGCATCGCCCTGCCCGTGCCCGCACTGCACCATGGCCAGCGGTGCAGCCGTCATAACGAAATTCATGATCACATAGCTCGATACGCCACAGAGCACAGCAATAAGGAATCGTGGTTGTCTGGCGATTTCAGCAAGCGGGCGTCCCTGATGGCTATAGGCTGCATCCCGCACTGGCGGCGCCTTCAAAAACAACAGCAACGCAATGGCAACCAGGCCATAAAAGGCCTGAACCAGAAACATGCCTGCAAATGCGACTGTCGGAATAAGATCAGACGCCAGAATAACCGTCTGGGGTCCAACAACAGCAGCCAGAATCCCGCCAATCAGAACCCAGGAAATCACTTTCGGCTTCATGGCATCAGACGCTGTGTCGGCTGCAGCAAACCGGTATTGCTGCACAAAGGCTGTACTGGCTCCGCTTACCAGATAGGCCAGACAGAACAGCATGAAACTTGAGACATACAGTGCGCCAAAAGCCGAAAGCGCACCAATAATTGTCATACCGGCACCCAGGACGAAGCCCGCCTGTCGGCCGATGTGGCGCATCATCAGCGCAGCAGGCATAGTCATCAGGGCTGTACCGACCACAAAAGCAGTAATTGGCAAGGTGGCCAGGGACTGGTCTTCACCAAGGAGATGTGATCCGATAATGCTGCCGATCGCAAAGGACATGGGCGCGACAGCCCCCGCCACCGACTGCGTCGCAGCCAGCACAATGGCATTGCGCCGGGCAAGGCCATCATCAACAAACGGTTCCGTATCAACAGTCGAGGTCATGCTTGCCTTACCCATGACCGCGGAGCAAAAACCGATGCGCCTGGTCAAAGAAGAATGGTGAGAATCCAGTTTGGATCAGAAATGGGAGAAGGACTGCTGCTCCCAGACCAAGCTTTGCCCATCAGCATCCTTCAAGTCAATCTCGGTCGAGCCTTCAGTCATCACGCCAATTCGCGTGAAAGGAACAGAAGACATCTTCACAGCGTCCTGAAATGCTTTATGCCTGTCATCAGGCACCGTCAGGAGAACCTCGTAATCGTCACCACCGGTCAGCATGGTCTGGAGACAGCCGGTCTCAACTGAAGCTGCCACCTGCCCGGCCTCGGACATCGGCACAAGCCCTGTTTCCAGCCGCGCGCCACAGCCGGAGGCAACACAGATATGACGCAGGTCTCCCACAAGGCCATCCGAGATATCCATAGACGCTGATGCATAATCCAGAACCAGCGATCGGATATCCTGCCTGTTTCCCGGCAGAAGGTAGCGATTGATCAACTCGTTGCACAGTCTGTCGTCCAGAGCCACTACCCACGTCGGTTGGTCCCCGCGATGCAGCAGAAGACCAAGCGCAGAATCACCGATGACACCACTGACATACAGATGATCCCCAGGCCGGGCCCCGCCTCTCGTCAGACGGGTTCCCTTGGGCTGCCATCCGAAAACAGTCACGGAGATTGTCAATCGGTCCGACCCGGATTTGACCGTATCTCCCCCGAGAAGCCCAAGACTGAAAACAGCAGCGTCTCGCCCAAGCCCTTCGGAGAACCTCTGGAGCCAGTCTTCAGTCCAGTCATCCGGCAGGCTGAGACCCAACATATACCCGGCGGCCTCTGCGCCTTTGGCTGTCAGATCGGAAATATTGACCCGGAGGGCTTTCCGGGCAATCAGGTCAGGCGGGTCGGTGGCAAGAAAATGCATACCGGAGACCAGCATATCCTTGCTGATAACCAGCTGCTGGCCATCCGGGATATCAAGACGACAGGTATCGTCTGTGAGGTCAAATGTACCGGGATCTGTAGCAAGCGGCGCAAGATACTTGGCGATCAGCGCAAATTCACCAGGCCTTTGCCGCTGCTCGCCCATCAGTAATCACTGCTCGCCGTCAAATTCCTGCGGGCGCTCTGCATGGGCCAGACGGTCCAGCACACCATTGACCATCTTCGCCTCATCACCTTCAAAGAAGGCCCGTGCAACATCCACATATTCCGTGATGATCACCCGGGACGGAACATCGGAACGATTGAGGATTTCATAGGTGCCACAGCGCAGAATAGCACGCAGCGTTGTATCGATCCGCTTCAGCGGCCATTTGTCCGCCAGCGCAACGTGAATCTTCGGATCCAGCAGACGCTGATCCTTGACCACGCCGGAAACGATGTCCCGGAAATAGACCCGATCCGCATCGCGATACTGATCACCGTCCATCTCCTTGCCCAGACGGAAGGATTCGAACTCGACGATCACATGCGTGAGGTCAGTCCCGCCCACATCCATCTGATAAAGCGCCTGAACAGCTGCAAGCCGGGCCGCGCCACGCTTGTTGGCCGGTCTGAAAGTCTTCGGAGCCTGCGGAGAGGTGTCACTGGCCATTCGTTATTGTCCGTATTTCTGCTTCAGTTCGATCATCCGAAGCGCTGCAGCGGCGGCACCGCCACCCTTGTTCTTTTCAGAGATACGTGCACGTGCCCAGGCCTGAGCCTCGTTCTCAACCGTCTGAATGCCGTTTCCGACAGCCAGACGGTGGTCAACGCACAGGTCCATGATAGCACGGGCGGATTCACCCGCGACGATATCATAATGTGTCGTCTCGCCACGAATGACACAGCCCAGCGTGACATAGCCATCGTAAGAAACCTTGCCATCTGCCACAGCCTTGTTGGCCACAGCCAGAGCCGTCGGAATTTCCAGAACGCCCGGAACAGCAATCCGCTCATAAGTCGCGCCTGATGCTTCGATTTCAGCAATCGCGCCATTGGCAATTTCGTCGGCAATCGCTTCATAAAAACGCGCCTCAATGATCAGGATATGCGGCTTTGACTGTGCCATATGTGTACTTCCGTCAGAATGATCAGGACTTCTTATTCTTCTTACGTGAATTCAGCAAGCCTTGCTGCATAGCGGGCCATCAAATCGACTTCAAGGTTTACTTTGTCACCAGCCTGACGGCTTCCCCAGCTTGTCACCGTCAATGTGTGTGGAATCAGCATGATCGTGAATTCATCCCCCTCCACGTCATTCACCGTCAGAGAAGTGCCATCAAGGGTCACAGACCCCTTCCCGGCAATGAATTTTGCCAGATCATGCGGTGCTTTCAGGCGGAAGCGGGATGTATCATCATAATCCACGCGCTCGACAATCTCGGCCAGCCCGTCCACATGGCCGGTCACCACATGGCCGCCCAGTTCCGTGCCAAGAGTAAGCGGACGTTCGAGATTGACCGTATCCCCTTCAACCCAGAACCCAAGCGTCGTGCGATCAAGCGTCTCACGTGACACGTCAAACTGAAACGTGCTGCGACCATCCTCAAGCCGCTCACTGTCAACAACAGTCAGACAGATACCGGCACAGGCGATGGATGCACCCATATCAACCTGGGCAGCATCATATGCGCTCGCAATGGTGATGCGGGCACCGGACGGGCGTGTTTCCACCGAGTGGATCTCTCCCTTGTCTGTCACAATTCCGGTAAACATGGATTTGTCTCCTTTTCTGTAACGACGAAGCCTGTCCGCGCCATAGCGCTGCTCGTCCATCAGAATAAAATCGCTGTCTCTCCTGATCCTGCTTTCACGCAAAACAGCAGAGAGATCGAGCCCGGCCAGCGCGGGAATGCCATCCGCTCCAATCCGGCCTGGTCCGGAAAACAACAGGAATTCGTCAACAAGCCCGGCATCAAGAAAACTCCTGGCGACCCGAGCACCACCCTCAACAAAAAGAGTGGTCAATTCCTCTTCCGCCAAAAGCGATGTCAGATAAACCAGATCAAGCCCGGAGCCTGACAGCGGGCAGCGAATAACACGCGCGCCTCTGGCCTCACAGGCCTTCAGGTGAGACACATCAGCCTCAGGTCCAACCAGAATCCAGACGGGCACCCTGTCCGCTGTCTGCAGAAGACGACAGTCAAGCGGCATCCGTCCACGCCTGTCGAGCACCAGCCGGACAGGTGAAAAGCGCTCAAGCCCGGGCAATCGGCAGGACAGGTCCGGATCATCGGCAAGAACGGTCTCTATCCCGACCAGTATCCCATCGGCCTGTGCCCGCATGATCTGGACAGCCTGTCGTGCTTCAGGGCCGGTGATGGCCACCTGCCCGGCACCTTTCTGACCGATAAACCCGTCGGAACTGACAGCCAGTTTCAACTGGATATGCGGCCGTTTGCGGGTGACCCGGCTGACATGCCCATCATGCAGCTGTCGGGCCTCTTGGCCCAGAACACCAGTTACGACCTCGATACCCGCATCCCGCAGCCGGGTAATTCCCTGTCCTGCCACACGCGGGTCGGGGTCTTTCAGGGCAATGACGACCCGCGCTACGCCAGCCTCCACAAGAGCATTAGCACACGGGGACGTTTTTCCGTGATGAGAACAGGGCTCAAGGGTCACATAACAACATGCTCCCCTAGCCTCACCGCCAAGTGCATCCAGCGCACGTCTTTCGGCATGTGGACGGCCGCTGTCCGCTGTCCGGGCGTATGACAGCACCTGCCCCTCTGCGGTTACCAGCACCGCACCGACTGATGGATTGGGAGCAGTACGTCCGAGACCGCGACGCGCAATACGGATTGCAAACCGCATGAAATGCTCATCGCGTGAGGAATCAAAACGGGGGACAGATGGGGACACCTCCCCCTGTATCTTGCTCATTATCAGTCGCCGGACTTCAATGAATCAGCATCCGTGTCCGGACTGAGAGGCTCGTCCTCAGGCCCATGCAGTTCATCAAGAATATTCTCGAAGTCTTTGGCTTCACGGAAGTTTTTGTAAACCGACGCAAACCGCACATAGGCTACATCATCCAGCCCGCGCAGGCCGTCCATGACGAAGTACCCAATCTGGTCTGCATTGACTTCCGGGTCGCCTAGGCTTTCGAGCTGACGCACAATGCCACTGACCATCCGTTCCACCCGTTCCATCTCAACCGAGCGCTTGCGCAGGGCGATCTGAACAGAGCGCATCAGCTTGTCCCGGTCAAACGGAACACGGCGGCCACTCTTCTTGATGACGGTGAGTTCACGGAGCTGGATGCGTTCAAAGGTCGTGAACCGACCACCGCAATCCGCACAAACACGACGCCGACGGATGGACGTATGGTCCTCCGTCGGCCGAGAGTCTTTTACCTGCGTATTGTCACAGCTGCAATATGGACAACGCATTCAGTCTACCTTCCTGACGCGGAAGGCCGGTCTGGCTCAGTAGATCGGGAACCGATCGGTCAGAGCAATAACCTTTTCCTTCACACGTGCTTCAACGTCTGCATTGCCGTCTTCGCCGTTTTCTTTGAGGCCGTCAAGCACTTCGCAGATCAACTGAGCGATTTCACGGAATTCAGCAGTACCAAAGCCGCGTGTTGTACCAGCCGGTGTACCCAGACGGATACCGGATGTGATGGTTGGTTTTTCCGGATCGTTCGGCACACCGTTTTTGTTACAGGTGATGAATGCACGACCAAGAGCCGCTTCAGCAGCCTTACCGGTGATGCCTTTCGGGCGCAGGTCAACCAGAACGATGTGGTTGTCTGTACCGCCAGACACGGTGTCGAGACCATTTTCCATCAGAGTGGATGCCAGAACTTTGGCGTTGTCCACAACAGACTGGATGTAGCTGTTGAATTCCGGACGCAGAGCTTCACCGAATGCAACGGCCTTAGCAGCAATCACATGCATCAGAGGACCACCCTGGATGCCCGGGAAGATAGCCGAATCGATCTTCTTGGCCAGAGCTTCATCGTTGGTCAGGATGATACCGCCACGTGGACCACGGAGGGTTTTGTGGGTCGTGGAGGTTGCCACATGTGCATGCGGGAACGGGTTCGGATGAGCGCCACCAGCAACGAGGCCGGCAATGTGGGCCATGTCAACAAACAGATAAGCGCCAACCTTGTCAGCGATTTCACGGAACTTGGCGAAATCGAACTGACGGGCATAAGCAGAACCACCAGCAATGATGACCGTAGGCTTGTGCTCAACAGCAAGAGCTTCAACCTGATCATAATCGATTGTGTGGCTATCTTCTTTCACGCCATACTGAATGGCGTTGAACCATTTACCGGACTGGTTCGGACGGGCACCATGGGTCAGGTGACCACCGGCATCAAGGCTCATGCCGAGAATGGTGTCGCCTGGCTTGGCCAGTGCCATCAGAACACCCTGGTTAGCCTGGCTGCCTGAGTTTGGCTGAACGTTGGCATAAGAGCAGCCAAACAGCTTGGTGATGCGCTCGATAGCCAGATCTTCAGCGATATCAACAAAATGACAACCACCGTAGTAACGGCGATGCGGATAACCTTCCGCATACTTGTTGGTCATTATGCTGCCCTGGGCTTCCATAACGGCTTTGGAAACAATGTTTTCAGATGCGATCAGTTCGATCTCATGCTTCTGACGACCGAGTTCTTTCTCGATTGCGGCAGCGATATCCGGGTCGGAACTCGCCAGGTCCGCAGAGAAGAAATTCGGAAAGTTCGACGCCCCGCTGGGCTGCTCAACCGTAGACATATGTGTCGATCCCTGTTCTCATGACGCGTCCCTTAAGACGCACGGTCGCTGATGGATAAATGCGATTTAACACAGGTCCACACCGGGACCAAACTTTACAAACGACAAATTCCATCGGGTTTTCGTCGCTTTTGTTCACTTTCGGAAACTTTTTCCCAGAAATAGCGTAACGACACGCTTGGGCCCAGGTGTTTCATGGGGGGCCATGGGGAGTGCTTATGGGGCTTCATCAGGCGCTTTAGGCCTGCCCTTCCCGCTCGAGACGGCGACGCAGTTTCTGGATGGCAATAGACTGCAATTCGGTACGACTGCCATTGACCGGCCCGAATACGGACACCTCAATGCCAGTCGCCTCGTCAATTGCGTTGACCTTCAATTGCTGGCCGACGCGGATAAACTCGAGAAAAACTGTCCCGGACATTCCCCCTCCCGGACCAGATCACCATATCCCTCCGGCCCTATTGGGCCAGAGCGCCCAGTCCATCACGATTATAGACATCGGGGCGGAAATGCACATGCCCCTGACGTGTGGCCCAGGCCGTCACGTATGTCATATAGAGCGGTGTTTTTTCCTTGATGCGGACATCCAGTCGCTCGCCGCTGCCAATTGCGGAATCGACCCGTGCCCGGTTCCAGTCCCCATTTGGCTGCAGCAGCCAGGATACGAAATCGCGAACATTATGAACGCGTACACAGCCCGAGCTATGGAAACGATAGTTCTGACCAAACAGGCTCTGGGACGGCGTATCGTGCAGATAGACCGCATGCGGATTATGGAAGTTGATCCGTACAGAGCCCAGGGAATTCTCAGAACCCGGATCCTG is a window of Coralliovum pocilloporae DNA encoding:
- a CDS encoding outer membrane protein assembly factor BamE, coding for MSNADDRQIKTSSGRKAYRLLAGAAALAVLSMVSACGTASTEHVHGFVVTDDLLQQVPEGASQDHVNLVLGTPSVTAEFGNEVYYYISQTKRQEMRFLKAELVDQKVLAVYFDEEGSVDRLANYGLQDGKVFDFITKTTPTGGKDVSFVQQLIEGAGRGLVGGI
- the thiL gene encoding thiamine-phosphate kinase encodes the protein MGEQRQRPGEFALIAKYLAPLATDPGTFDLTDDTCRLDIPDGQQLVISKDMLVSGMHFLATDPPDLIARKALRVNISDLTAKGAEAAGYMLGLSLPDDWTEDWLQRFSEGLGRDAAVFSLGLLGGDTVKSGSDRLTISVTVFGWQPKGTRLTRGGARPGDHLYVSGVIGDSALGLLLHRGDQPTWVVALDDRLCNELINRYLLPGNRQDIRSLVLDYASASMDISDGLVGDLRHICVASGCGARLETGLVPMSEAGQVAASVETGCLQTMLTGGDDYEVLLTVPDDRHKAFQDAVKMSSVPFTRIGVMTEGSTEIDLKDADGQSLVWEQQSFSHF
- the ribH gene encoding 6,7-dimethyl-8-ribityllumazine synthase, with the translated sequence MAQSKPHILIIEARFYEAIADEIANGAIAEIEASGATYERIAVPGVLEIPTALAVANKAVADGKVSYDGYVTLGCVIRGETTHYDIVAGESARAIMDLCVDHRLAVGNGIQTVENEAQAWARARISEKNKGGGAAAAALRMIELKQKYGQ
- the nusB gene encoding transcription antitermination factor NusB, which codes for MASDTSPQAPKTFRPANKRGAARLAAVQALYQMDVGGTDLTHVIVEFESFRLGKEMDGDQYRDADRVYFRDIVSGVVKDQRLLDPKIHVALADKWPLKRIDTTLRAILRCGTYEILNRSDVPSRVIITEYVDVARAFFEGDEAKMVNGVLDRLAHAERPQEFDGEQ
- the plsX gene encoding phosphate acyltransferase PlsX; the encoded protein is MSKTITISLDVMGGDEGAAVILPGAELALLRRPDIRYQLYGDEAVVRPLLANYPRLQEKSTFHHCDYSVRMDEKPSQALRKGRKRSSMWQAIEAVKNLDADVCVSAGNTGALMAMSTFCLRTMANIDRPAIAAIWPTLRGESIVLDVGATIGADAQQLFDFAIMGSAMARALFDLKRPSVALLNIGVEEVKGQDDVKTAGRLLREANLETMNYKGFVEGDSLGKGLVDVVVTEAFSGNIALKTAEGTAKQIASYLRDAMGRTWRARLGYLLAKTAFDKLREKMDPRKANGGVFLGLNGIVIKSHGGTDAEGFASAVELAYDMARNGLMTKIGNDLDRYHKARFQATQAGNGAEE
- a CDS encoding YceD family protein → MIDQLPDNLKHWVLISDALKRPETVRFTASAEECAEIAKLYSLPDVTAFSFEIEVEAWRKQGLRLKGDLKAEVIQSCVVTLEPVPGTIREEMDICFLPEGASRGRQVEASGKEIMIDPEAEDPPEILTGNRLDVATPAFEHFALALNPYPRLEGAHLPDTEDEDEDDGRESPFAALKGLQGQLKS
- a CDS encoding MFS transporter, whose protein sequence is MTSTVDTEPFVDDGLARRNAIVLAATQSVAGAVAPMSFAIGSIIGSHLLGEDQSLATLPITAFVVGTALMTMPAALMMRHIGRQAGFVLGAGMTIIGALSAFGALYVSSFMLFCLAYLVSGASTAFVQQYRFAAADTASDAMKPKVISWVLIGGILAAVVGPQTVILASDLIPTVAFAGMFLVQAFYGLVAIALLLFLKAPPVRDAAYSHQGRPLAEIARQPRFLIAVLCGVSSYVIMNFVMTAAPLAMVQCGHGQGDAALGIQWHVIAMFGPSFFTGHLIARFGKTVIIGVGFVLLAISAAIGLSGLGLAHFWISLVFLGVGWNFSFIGATSMLTDVYRPEERNKVQGLNEFLVFGTVGVGSFLSGRMLNTAGWDGVNMVVFPIVVLCLAALLWQKLRAPDHATA
- a CDS encoding ubiquinol-cytochrome C chaperone family protein, with the translated sequence MIFGLFRRNQPSDEVHQIYGVIVAQARQPSFYTHFGINDTVTGRFDMIVLHAFLLFHRLSVEDEAKRTFGQKVFDLMFKDMDRSLREMGVGDISVPKKVKKMVQAFYGRCQAYGEAVSPDAEPGALAAAVSRNLFPDDKKELEAQALADYIRKNISRLSDCPVEEILSGQLSFADPEQYLP
- a CDS encoding integration host factor subunit alpha codes for the protein MGGKTITRADLCEAVYQKVGLSRTESSDLVELVLKEISDCLVTGETVKLSSFGSFVVRSKGERIGRNPKTGEEVPISPRRVMVFKPSNVLKNRVNDGLSKGGNAGK
- a CDS encoding beta-ketoacyl-ACP synthase III encodes the protein MRVVRSVVLGCGSYLPEKALTNSDLAQMVDTSDEWIVQRTGISQRHIAAEGQTTSDLGYNAAKAALDDAGIDASSLDLIILATATPDNTFPATSVSIQHRLGMSHGAAFDVHAVCSGFVYAMTTADAYIKAGLAKRVLVIGAETFSRILDWEDRTTCVLFGDGAGAVVLEAQEGEGTVDDRGILTCKLRSDGCHQKKLYVDGGPSSTQTVGHLRMEGREVFKHAVGMISDVVDDAFSETGLTADDLTWFVPHQANKRIIDSSAKKLGIDPQKVVCTVQKHGNTSAASVPLALTEARRDGRIKTGDLVMLEAMGGGFTWGSVLLRW